A stretch of Paludisphaera borealis DNA encodes these proteins:
- a CDS encoding TlpA disulfide reductase family protein encodes MRKLGYTAALLGCLSAGAASAPAADTTPKAMLNLRPTRGGVEYDTPADQAAIDACKVELVTDAQKRTIGYALRDGQGKLLRRFIITNGGKALNQWSYFQDGFEVYRESDVNGDRSLDECRWMNSGGTRIAAIQDGKIAAWKRISAEEASKMAVQALVTNDAALLDSLMATPEELKAAGVPDSVIAKVTADAPKRAEAVQALLKTLVGWTEKTVWNRFDGTLPHVIPADPATGVAKDLVLYENAVIFAGAPAAQAAGGQQAKLSFLQVPEMIKIDDAWKFVELPRAVDPEKPVVATSSGLRSAIYEIAGVGDAPQHDAEMEAALKTLADYDKANSALAAGADKKEAARFHVDRIPLLRGVVKASKDADDQLSYNKQIVDSLVAAYQTGAYPQGRKVLDGIIEKKGPLASYAAFRAIGAEFVMRSEEPGGNYVTSQKKWMSELEVFLKDFAKSDEAPEAWLQLGSANEFNAEEDKAREDYAKLVEAFPESLAGKKAAGALRRLDLVGKSVSIKGTGAQGEAVDTSQLQGKTVLVVFWASWGGQSVRREIPDLLKVAEKYRAKGLQIVGVSLDTEKADLEAFQKEQKLDWPEIFEPGGIDGRLAVEYGVGSLPTMFLIDAQGKVVNRNLRTASEADRQIEKTLGQKSPAGVALGGEK; translated from the coding sequence ATGCGGAAGCTAGGATACACCGCGGCCCTGCTGGGCTGCCTGAGCGCGGGCGCCGCCTCGGCCCCGGCGGCCGACACCACGCCGAAGGCCATGCTGAATCTGAGGCCGACGCGCGGCGGCGTCGAGTACGACACCCCCGCCGATCAGGCCGCGATCGACGCCTGCAAGGTCGAGCTGGTGACCGACGCCCAGAAGCGGACGATCGGCTACGCCCTCCGCGACGGCCAGGGCAAGCTCTTGCGCCGGTTCATCATCACCAACGGCGGCAAGGCCCTCAACCAGTGGAGCTACTTCCAGGACGGCTTCGAGGTCTACCGCGAGAGCGACGTCAACGGCGACCGCAGCCTCGACGAGTGCCGCTGGATGAACTCGGGCGGCACCCGGATCGCGGCCATTCAGGACGGCAAGATCGCCGCCTGGAAGCGGATCTCGGCCGAGGAAGCCTCGAAAATGGCCGTCCAGGCGCTCGTCACCAACGACGCGGCCCTGCTCGACTCGTTGATGGCGACCCCCGAGGAGCTGAAGGCCGCCGGCGTCCCCGACTCGGTGATCGCCAAGGTCACGGCCGACGCCCCGAAGCGGGCCGAGGCGGTCCAGGCGCTCTTGAAGACACTCGTCGGCTGGACCGAGAAGACCGTCTGGAACCGGTTCGACGGCACCCTGCCCCACGTCATCCCCGCCGACCCCGCCACCGGCGTCGCCAAGGACCTGGTGCTCTACGAGAACGCCGTGATCTTCGCCGGCGCCCCCGCCGCGCAGGCCGCCGGGGGCCAACAGGCCAAGCTCTCGTTCCTCCAGGTCCCGGAGATGATCAAGATCGACGACGCCTGGAAGTTCGTCGAGCTGCCCAGGGCCGTCGACCCCGAGAAGCCGGTCGTCGCCACCTCGTCGGGCCTCCGCTCGGCGATCTACGAGATCGCCGGCGTCGGCGACGCCCCCCAGCATGACGCGGAGATGGAAGCCGCCCTCAAGACGCTGGCCGACTACGACAAGGCCAACAGCGCCCTGGCCGCCGGCGCCGACAAGAAAGAGGCGGCGCGGTTCCACGTCGATCGCATCCCCCTGCTCCGCGGCGTGGTCAAGGCGTCCAAGGACGCCGACGACCAGCTCAGCTACAACAAGCAGATCGTCGACAGCCTGGTCGCCGCCTACCAGACCGGGGCCTACCCGCAAGGCCGCAAGGTGCTCGACGGCATCATCGAGAAGAAAGGCCCGCTCGCCTCGTACGCCGCGTTCCGCGCCATCGGCGCCGAGTTCGTCATGCGGAGCGAGGAGCCCGGCGGCAACTACGTCACCAGCCAGAAGAAGTGGATGAGCGAGCTGGAAGTGTTCCTCAAGGATTTCGCCAAGTCCGACGAGGCGCCGGAAGCCTGGCTCCAGCTCGGCAGCGCCAACGAGTTCAACGCCGAGGAAGACAAGGCCCGCGAAGACTACGCCAAGCTCGTCGAGGCCTTCCCCGAAAGCCTCGCGGGTAAGAAGGCCGCCGGCGCGCTGCGGCGGCTGGACCTGGTCGGCAAGTCGGTCTCGATCAAGGGGACCGGCGCCCAGGGAGAGGCCGTCGACACGTCCCAGCTTCAGGGCAAGACGGTCCTGGTCGTCTTCTGGGCCTCGTGGGGGGGCCAGTCGGTCCGCCGCGAGATCCCCGACCTGCTCAAGGTCGCCGAAAAGTACCGGGCCAAGGGGCTGCAGATCGTCGGCGTCAGCCTCGACACCGAGAAGGCCGATCTCGAAGCCTTCCAGAAGGAACAGAAGCTCGACTGGCCCGAGATCTTCGAGCCGGGGGGCATCGACGGCCGCCTTGCCGTCGAGTACGGCGTCGGCTCGCTGCCGACCATGTTCCTGATCGACGCCCAGGGCAAGGTGGTCAACCGCAACCTCCGGACGGCGTCCGAGGCCGACCGCCAGATCGAGAAGACCCTCGGCCAGAAATCCCCCGCCGGCGTCGCCCTCGGGGGCGAGAAGTAA
- a CDS encoding alpha/beta fold hydrolase: MTPIRRSRRNPASLALGLFLILTAIVPRSPGQEPQAGEELPAYPDHVRLLVVRDASGAERPVESVADWAVRRGHVLGHLQEVMGPFPGPERRVDLDWKIRSSHKEKGYTRHKIDFQSEPGDRVPAWLLIPDSRAGEGAVKRPAMLCLHQTVAIGKDEPAGLGQNPNLDYGRELAERGYVTIAPDYPNFGEYQRDVYAMGYASASMKAIWNNTRAVDLLVSLPEVDPGRIGVIGHSLGGHNAIFTALFEPRIKAVVSSSSFNAFPYYYKGDIAGWSHKGYMPRLRDRYHLDLKQVPFDFPELIAALAPRPFFTNSPLHDDNFEVEGVRVCLTAARPVYRLFHAEDDLQAVHPDAEHSFPPTARKAAYEFLDRRLK, encoded by the coding sequence ATGACGCCCATTCGACGCAGCCGGCGAAATCCCGCGAGCCTGGCGCTCGGTTTGTTCCTCATCCTGACGGCGATCGTCCCCAGGTCGCCCGGCCAAGAGCCCCAGGCCGGCGAAGAGCTCCCGGCTTACCCGGACCACGTCCGTTTGCTGGTCGTCCGCGACGCCTCGGGCGCGGAGCGGCCGGTCGAGAGCGTCGCCGATTGGGCCGTGCGCCGCGGCCATGTCCTCGGACATCTTCAGGAAGTGATGGGACCGTTCCCCGGTCCGGAGCGTCGCGTGGATCTCGACTGGAAGATCCGATCGTCCCACAAGGAGAAGGGGTACACACGGCACAAGATCGACTTCCAGAGCGAGCCCGGCGACCGCGTGCCGGCCTGGCTGCTGATCCCCGACTCTCGGGCGGGAGAGGGGGCCGTCAAGCGACCGGCGATGCTCTGCCTGCACCAGACGGTGGCGATCGGCAAGGACGAGCCCGCCGGCCTGGGGCAGAACCCTAATCTCGATTACGGGCGCGAGCTGGCCGAGCGGGGCTATGTGACGATCGCCCCCGATTACCCGAACTTCGGCGAGTACCAGCGCGACGTCTACGCGATGGGCTACGCCAGCGCCTCGATGAAGGCGATCTGGAACAACACGAGGGCCGTCGACCTGCTGGTCTCGCTGCCGGAGGTCGACCCCGGGCGGATCGGCGTGATCGGCCACTCGCTCGGGGGGCACAACGCGATCTTCACCGCCCTCTTCGAGCCCCGCATCAAGGCCGTGGTCTCGTCGAGCAGCTTCAACGCCTTTCCCTACTACTACAAGGGCGACATCGCCGGCTGGTCGCACAAGGGGTACATGCCCCGGCTCCGCGACCGCTATCATCTCGATCTCAAGCAGGTCCCGTTCGACTTCCCCGAGCTGATCGCCGCGCTGGCCCCGCGCCCGTTCTTCACGAACTCGCCGCTCCACGACGACAACTTCGAGGTCGAAGGCGTCCGCGTCTGCCTCACCGCCGCCCGGCCGGTGTATCGACTCTTCCACGCCGAAGACGACCTTCAGGCCGTCCACCCCGACGCCGAACACTCGTTCCCGCCGACCGCCCGGAAAGCCGCCTACGAGTTCCTCGACCGGCGGCTGAAATGA
- a CDS encoding DUF1559 domain-containing protein, translating into MHSSKRRGFTLIELLVVIAIIAVLIALLLPAVQSAREAARRAQCINNLKQLGLAVHNYHSQQNVFPPLMGNLSNAAYNATGDPFPFDWTASILPNMEQQPLYNAANFTLHSNAAWNLTPQNSTVINSRVSMMMCPSESSKMPTVGQGWKNYVANIGGPAVNSGWSGLLVIMRGDPNNNPGQPIGPVNFNCGSFGVESVTDGTSNTALFSETLVGTGPPMNAVTIATAQRKSTILFISGMNLPMDQGASQPQAAQNFVATCKALPGTTTGFGPSSPVTGNAWLGGNANSCLTWDSYNHWMPPNGIGCYNAADGNSSGWGNPNDAMPPSSNHPGGVNMSMGDGSVRFIKDSVSLQAWWGLGTRNGGEVISSDAL; encoded by the coding sequence ATGCATTCATCGAAACGTCGTGGCTTCACGCTGATTGAATTGCTGGTCGTGATCGCGATCATCGCCGTCCTCATCGCTCTCCTCTTGCCGGCCGTGCAGTCGGCCCGCGAGGCCGCCCGTCGCGCCCAGTGCATCAACAACCTCAAGCAACTGGGCTTGGCGGTTCACAACTACCACTCGCAGCAGAACGTGTTCCCCCCGCTGATGGGGAACTTGTCGAACGCGGCGTACAACGCGACCGGCGATCCCTTCCCGTTCGACTGGACTGCTTCGATCCTGCCGAACATGGAGCAACAACCGCTCTACAACGCCGCCAACTTCACGCTCCACTCGAATGCGGCGTGGAACTTGACGCCCCAAAACAGCACGGTGATCAATTCGCGGGTCTCGATGATGATGTGCCCGTCCGAGAGCTCGAAGATGCCGACGGTTGGACAGGGCTGGAAGAACTACGTCGCCAACATCGGCGGCCCCGCCGTCAACAGCGGCTGGTCGGGGCTTTTGGTGATCATGCGGGGCGATCCGAACAACAATCCCGGTCAGCCCATCGGCCCGGTCAATTTCAATTGCGGCAGCTTCGGGGTCGAATCCGTCACCGACGGCACCTCCAACACCGCGCTCTTCAGCGAGACCCTAGTAGGTACGGGTCCCCCGATGAACGCGGTCACGATCGCCACAGCTCAAAGGAAATCGACCATCCTGTTCATCAGTGGAATGAACCTCCCCATGGACCAGGGAGCGTCTCAGCCTCAGGCGGCGCAGAATTTCGTCGCCACGTGCAAGGCGCTCCCGGGAACCACGACCGGCTTCGGTCCCAGCTCACCGGTGACCGGCAACGCCTGGCTCGGCGGCAACGCTAACTCGTGCTTGACCTGGGATTCCTACAACCACTGGATGCCCCCCAACGGGATCGGCTGCTACAACGCGGCCGACGGCAACAGCAGCGGCTGGGGCAACCCAAACGACGCCATGCCCCCCAGCAGCAACCATCCGGGCGGCGTGAATATGTCCATGGGTGACGGCTCGGTTCGCTTCATCAAGGACTCCGTCAGTCTCCAGGCCTGGTGGGGGCTCGGCACCCGCAACGGCGGTGAAGTCATCAGCAGCGATGCGCTCTGA
- a CDS encoding sigma-54-dependent transcriptional regulator, with the protein MDRRILVVEDSELYCQQLSQILAGPGREITLAHDGTSALELLVDRPYSLVITDLALPGVTGLDLIREIRSRDLPVTIIVISGQPTVESAVEAMQLGAYDFVLKPIDADRLDILVGQALEDRRLIDEVADLSNKLRRRFAYHNILGRSRRMAEVFARVERVGSSACTVLITGETGTGKELVAQAIHQSDFLRRRGKLVAVNCAALPEHLLESELFGHERGAFTGADRQQRGRFEVAAGGTLFLDEIGEMPLGMQAKLLRVLQDGRFERVGGTESIQADCRVVAATNINLAEAVAANKFRSDLYYRLNVVSIDLPPLRDRLDDVPLLVHHFLHKMEERGLPAKTMSRATLSRLLRYDWPGNIRELEHVIELMVVTTPGPVIEPENLPDEIVPQREEPFSLDFDHLRPLQELTDEFTQRIERAYLLRVLEKYRGRIDRCAEHCGLSRRSISEKLRRYQIDKADFKAARRPRKSAPPFAMTADMAS; encoded by the coding sequence ATGGATCGACGCATCCTCGTTGTTGAAGACAGCGAGCTTTACTGTCAGCAGCTTTCCCAGATTCTCGCCGGTCCCGGTCGGGAGATCACGCTGGCCCACGATGGGACCTCGGCGCTGGAGCTGCTGGTCGATCGTCCGTATTCCCTGGTCATCACCGACCTGGCCCTTCCCGGCGTGACGGGCCTCGACCTGATCCGTGAGATCCGCTCGCGCGACTTGCCGGTGACGATCATCGTCATCAGCGGCCAGCCGACCGTCGAGTCGGCCGTCGAGGCCATGCAGCTCGGCGCCTACGATTTCGTGCTCAAGCCGATCGACGCCGACCGGCTCGACATCCTGGTCGGCCAGGCGCTCGAGGATCGCCGGCTGATCGACGAGGTCGCCGACTTGAGCAACAAGCTGCGCCGTCGGTTCGCCTACCACAACATCCTGGGGCGGAGCCGGCGGATGGCCGAGGTCTTCGCCCGGGTCGAGCGGGTCGGCTCGTCGGCCTGCACGGTCCTGATCACGGGCGAGACCGGCACGGGCAAGGAACTTGTGGCGCAGGCGATCCACCAGAGCGACTTCCTACGCCGGCGCGGCAAGCTGGTGGCCGTCAACTGCGCGGCCTTGCCCGAGCACCTGCTGGAGAGCGAGCTGTTCGGCCACGAGCGGGGGGCGTTCACCGGGGCCGACCGCCAGCAGAGGGGGCGGTTCGAGGTCGCCGCCGGGGGGACGCTGTTCCTCGACGAGATCGGCGAGATGCCCCTGGGCATGCAGGCCAAGCTGCTCCGCGTGCTTCAGGACGGCCGGTTCGAGCGCGTGGGGGGGACCGAGTCGATCCAGGCCGACTGCCGCGTGGTCGCCGCGACCAACATCAACCTGGCCGAGGCCGTCGCCGCCAACAAGTTCCGCAGCGATCTATATTACCGCCTGAACGTGGTGTCGATCGACCTGCCCCCGCTCCGCGACCGGCTCGACGACGTGCCGCTTTTGGTCCACCACTTCCTGCACAAGATGGAGGAGCGCGGGCTGCCCGCCAAGACGATGTCGCGGGCGACGCTGTCGCGGCTGCTCCGCTACGACTGGCCCGGCAACATCCGCGAGCTGGAGCACGTCATCGAGCTGATGGTGGTGACGACCCCCGGTCCGGTGATCGAGCCCGAGAACCTCCCCGACGAGATCGTCCCCCAGCGCGAGGAGCCGTTCAGCCTCGACTTCGACCACCTTCGCCCGCTCCAGGAGCTGACCGACGAGTTCACCCAGCGGATCGAGCGCGCCTACCTGCTCCGCGTCCTGGAAAAGTACCGGGGCCGGATCGATCGGTGCGCCGAGCACTGCGGGCTTTCCCGCCGGAGCATCAGCGAGAAGCTCCGCCGCTATCAGATCGACAAAGCCGATTTCAAGGCCGCCCGTCGCCCCCGCAAATCCGCGCCCCCCTTCGCCATGACCGCCGACATGGCGTCCTGA